From Rhizobium sp. NZLR1, a single genomic window includes:
- the bamA gene encoding outer membrane protein assembly factor BamA has product MKAGSKFLNAVSAVALSASVVASGAGALTFVSATAAEAAVIQRIDVRGASRVGAEAVRSNLTIAPGKSFSNTDIDESVKQLYGTGYFSDVKISVSGSTLVVNVQEAQLVNQVVFNGNRKIKDDKLATIVQTHAAGPYSDTQIQSDIQSIKDAYAATGRSEVEVTTQVVPLGEGRVNLAFVINEGDRTKIDSINFVGNNAYSAGRLAAVIATKRSNFLSFLTRKDVYNEDKLHADEEALRQFYYNRGYADMRIVSSDATFDDATNKYTLTFNIEEGQRYDFGPVTVQSTVEGVGSEQLQPLVRTHEGQVYNAKEVQKSIEAISDQVASAGYPFARVTPRGNRDLNNNTIGVEYLVDQGERAYVERIEIRGNSRTRDYVIRREFDMSEGDAFNQQMITKAKRRLEALGYFSSVNISTQPGSSPDRVVVVVDVQDQSTGSFGVGAGYAAGGDGLLLEASIEEKNFLGRGQYIRISAGGGQEGSRAYGLSFTEPYFLGYRLAAGFDVNHSETSSNDNYDYQETSVVLRVTAPITEDLATTFRYNYKQMKYDANNNDLADLSAPYQHLVEDSPWTRSSVSQTLTYNTLDDTVLPREGIYATATQELAGLGGDSQFYKIYGKARYYRLLADDADIIGSVSASAGYVVGFGEHLNVFDQFTLTNGDIRGFENKGIGPRVSGTNDDPLGGTTYFTASAEATFPMPGFPRDFNLRGAVFADAGTLFGNDVDLRGDGIDGEDASLRASVGVGVVWQSPFGSLRLDYAIPVLKEDFDKTQNFKFGINNQF; this is encoded by the coding sequence ATGAAGGCTGGTTCAAAGTTTTTGAACGCAGTATCGGCGGTTGCGCTGTCTGCTAGTGTTGTTGCTTCGGGCGCAGGTGCTTTGACGTTCGTTTCTGCTACGGCCGCTGAGGCCGCGGTCATCCAGCGCATCGATGTGCGCGGCGCAAGCCGCGTTGGCGCGGAAGCCGTCCGGTCGAACCTCACCATCGCTCCCGGAAAGAGTTTTTCGAACACCGATATCGATGAATCGGTCAAGCAGCTCTACGGGACGGGCTACTTCTCCGACGTCAAGATTTCGGTCTCCGGAAGCACGCTGGTCGTCAACGTCCAGGAGGCCCAGCTCGTCAATCAGGTCGTCTTCAACGGCAATCGCAAGATCAAGGACGACAAGCTCGCCACCATTGTCCAGACCCATGCCGCCGGCCCCTACAGCGACACCCAGATCCAGTCCGACATCCAGTCGATCAAGGATGCCTACGCCGCCACCGGCCGCAGCGAGGTCGAGGTGACCACGCAGGTGGTGCCGCTCGGCGAAGGCCGCGTCAACCTTGCCTTCGTCATCAACGAGGGCGACCGCACCAAGATCGATTCGATCAACTTCGTCGGTAACAATGCCTACAGCGCCGGCCGTCTGGCTGCCGTCATTGCTACCAAGCGTTCGAACTTCCTGTCGTTCCTGACCCGCAAGGATGTCTATAACGAAGATAAGCTTCATGCCGACGAGGAAGCGCTGCGCCAGTTCTATTACAATCGCGGCTACGCCGACATGCGCATCGTCTCTTCCGATGCGACCTTTGACGACGCGACCAACAAATACACGCTCACCTTCAATATCGAGGAAGGCCAGCGTTACGACTTCGGACCGGTGACCGTCCAGTCGACCGTCGAAGGCGTCGGTTCCGAGCAATTGCAGCCGCTCGTGCGCACCCACGAAGGTCAAGTCTACAACGCCAAGGAAGTGCAGAAGTCGATCGAAGCGATCTCCGATCAGGTCGCGTCTGCCGGTTATCCCTTTGCGCGCGTCACGCCACGCGGCAACCGCGACCTCAACAACAACACGATCGGTGTCGAATATCTGGTCGACCAGGGCGAGCGCGCCTATGTCGAGCGCATCGAGATCCGTGGCAACAGCCGCACGCGCGATTACGTGATCCGCCGCGAATTCGACATGAGCGAAGGCGACGCCTTCAACCAGCAGATGATCACCAAGGCCAAGCGCCGCCTCGAAGCGCTTGGTTACTTCTCCTCCGTCAATATCTCCACCCAGCCGGGCAGCTCGCCGGATCGCGTTGTGGTGGTCGTCGACGTGCAGGATCAGTCCACCGGTTCCTTTGGTGTCGGCGCGGGTTATGCCGCAGGCGGCGATGGTCTGCTGCTGGAAGCATCCATCGAGGAAAAGAACTTCCTTGGCCGCGGTCAGTACATCCGCATCTCGGCCGGCGGCGGTCAGGAAGGGTCGCGCGCCTACGGCCTTAGCTTCACCGAACCCTATTTCCTCGGTTATCGTCTGGCGGCCGGTTTCGACGTCAACCACAGCGAAACGTCGAGCAACGACAACTACGACTACCAGGAAACCAGCGTCGTCCTGCGCGTCACCGCGCCGATCACCGAGGACCTGGCGACGACGTTCCGCTATAATTACAAGCAGATGAAGTATGACGCGAATAACAACGATCTTGCCGACCTGTCCGCTCCGTATCAGCATCTCGTTGAGGACAGCCCGTGGACACGTTCTTCCGTCTCCCAGACGCTGACCTACAACACGCTTGACGATACGGTCCTGCCACGCGAAGGCATCTATGCGACGGCGACGCAGGAACTTGCCGGCCTCGGCGGCGACTCGCAATTCTACAAGATCTACGGCAAGGCCCGTTATTACCGTCTGCTCGCTGACGATGCCGATATCATCGGCTCGGTTTCTGCTTCGGCGGGTTATGTCGTCGGCTTCGGGGAGCACCTGAACGTCTTCGATCAGTTCACCCTGACCAACGGCGATATTCGTGGCTTTGAAAACAAGGGTATCGGCCCGCGCGTTTCCGGCACCAACGACGATCCGCTGGGCGGTACGACTTATTTCACGGCATCGGCCGAAGCGACCTTCCCGATGCCGGGCTTCCCGCGTGACTTCAACCTGCGCGGCGCGGTTTTTGCCGACGCCGGTACGTTGTTCGGCAACGACGTTGACCTGAGGGGCGACGGCATCGACGGCGAAGACGCCTCTCTGCGCGCTTCCGTCGGTGTCGGTGTGGTCTGGCAGTCTCCCTTCGGTTCATTGCGCCTGGATTACGCGATCCCGGTTCTCAAGGAAGACTTCGACAAAACGCAGAACTTCAAGTTTGGCATCAACAACCAATTCTGA
- the lpxD gene encoding UDP-3-O-(3-hydroxymyristoyl)glucosamine N-acyltransferase — MEQNVFFLPHEGLKLAELAEFLGAELANSDHADVIVRSVAPIHRARAGDVCYILSRRNRDELATCEASAVICDKALVDLVPPHIPVILSSNPHAAFAMAGGLFYPAALRPVVFSSVESEIAPSAVIGPSAKLEKGVIVEPMAVIGAHAEIGEGTRIGAHSIIGPNVKIGRDCSIAAGASVLCALVGNGVIIHNGARIGQDGFGYAPGPRGMIKIVQIGRVIIQDNVEIGANTTIDRGAMDDTVIGEGTKIDNQVQIGHNVQIGRHCAIVAQVGIAGSAKIGNGVQIGGQVGIKGHVTIGDGVQIAAKSGIMTDLAAGGQYGGIPARPLKDYLREAAQQVSKSKLRGRNPGGKEND; from the coding sequence ATGGAGCAAAACGTTTTTTTTCTGCCCCATGAAGGTCTGAAGCTCGCTGAGCTGGCAGAGTTTCTTGGGGCGGAACTTGCCAATTCCGACCACGCCGATGTTATTGTCAGGTCCGTTGCCCCGATCCACAGGGCGCGGGCGGGTGATGTCTGTTATATCCTGTCGCGCCGCAACCGCGACGAACTGGCGACATGCGAAGCCTCGGCGGTGATCTGCGACAAGGCGCTCGTCGATCTCGTACCTCCGCATATCCCGGTTATCCTGTCGTCCAATCCGCATGCCGCCTTCGCGATGGCGGGCGGCCTGTTTTATCCCGCTGCGTTGCGTCCGGTGGTCTTTTCCTCAGTTGAAAGCGAGATCGCGCCAAGCGCGGTGATCGGCCCGAGTGCCAAGCTTGAAAAGGGCGTGATCGTCGAGCCGATGGCCGTCATCGGTGCGCATGCCGAGATCGGCGAGGGGACGCGTATCGGCGCACACAGTATCATTGGTCCGAATGTCAAAATCGGCCGCGATTGTTCGATTGCGGCCGGCGCGAGCGTGCTCTGCGCATTGGTCGGCAATGGCGTCATCATCCATAACGGCGCCCGCATCGGCCAGGATGGTTTCGGTTACGCCCCTGGACCGCGCGGCATGATCAAGATCGTCCAGATCGGCCGAGTGATCATCCAGGACAATGTCGAGATCGGCGCCAACACCACGATCGACCGCGGCGCCATGGACGATACGGTCATCGGTGAAGGCACCAAGATCGACAACCAGGTGCAGATCGGCCACAACGTTCAAATCGGTCGCCACTGCGCCATCGTCGCGCAGGTCGGCATCGCCGGCAGCGCGAAGATCGGCAACGGCGTTCAGATCGGCGGCCAGGTCGGCATCAAGGGGCATGTCACGATCGGTGACGGCGTGCAGATCGCTGCCAAAAGCGGTATCATGACCGACCTTGCCGCCGGCGGGCAATATGGCGGTATACCGGCTCGTCCGCTAAAAGACTATCTGAGAGAGGCCGCACAACAAGTGTCGAAGTCCAAGTTGCGCGGCCGGAACCCTGGAGGCAAGGAAAATGACTGA
- the fabZ gene encoding 3-hydroxyacyl-ACP dehydratase FabZ — MTEEATTTLSSADIIEIMKLLPHRYPFLMVDKIIEIDGDNSAIGIKNVTVNEPHFTGHFPEAPIMPGVLLIEGMAQTAGAICAKKEGQPGNLVYFMTIENARFRKPVVPGDRVEFHVRKHKQRGNIWKFHCDAKVDGALVAEADIGAMIVRKEQA; from the coding sequence ATGACTGAAGAAGCCACGACAACGCTTTCTTCGGCGGACATCATCGAGATTATGAAGCTGCTGCCGCATCGTTACCCCTTCCTCATGGTCGACAAGATCATCGAGATCGACGGCGACAACAGCGCGATCGGCATCAAGAATGTCACGGTGAACGAACCGCATTTCACCGGCCATTTTCCGGAGGCTCCGATCATGCCGGGCGTTCTCCTGATCGAGGGCATGGCGCAGACTGCGGGCGCGATCTGTGCAAAGAAGGAAGGCCAGCCGGGTAACCTCGTCTACTTCATGACCATCGAGAATGCGCGCTTTCGCAAGCCTGTCGTTCCCGGCGATCGCGTCGAATTCCATGTCAGGAAGCACAAGCAACGCGGCAATATCTGGAAATTCCATTGCGACGCCAAGGTTGACGGCGCGCTTGTCGCCGAAGCCGATATCGGCGCGATGATCGTTCGTAAGGAACAGGCATGA
- the lpxA gene encoding acyl-ACP--UDP-N-acetylglucosamine O-acyltransferase: MSTIAESAHIHPMAVVEDGAVIGEGVKIGPFCHVGPHVVLHENVELLSHAVVTGRTVIGNGTRIFPMAVIGGDPQSVHHGGEETTLSVGVNCTIREGVTMNTGTADFGGQTIVGDNNLFLANSHVAHDCRVGNHVIMSNNVMLAGHVVIEDRVILGGGSAVHQFTRVGRHAFVGGLSAVSYDVIPYGMLNGNPGLLSGLNVVGMTRAGVDRAVIHRVRRAYKSIFEGTGSVRENAAAIRDDYADCEQAVHILDFIAADSDRALSSPTRGQKG; this comes from the coding sequence ATGAGCACTATCGCCGAAAGCGCCCATATTCATCCGATGGCTGTCGTCGAAGACGGGGCTGTTATCGGTGAGGGCGTCAAGATCGGTCCGTTCTGCCATGTTGGGCCGCACGTCGTCCTGCATGAAAATGTCGAGCTCTTGTCGCATGCGGTCGTCACCGGCCGCACCGTGATCGGCAACGGCACGCGCATCTTTCCTATGGCCGTCATCGGCGGCGATCCGCAGAGCGTGCATCACGGCGGCGAGGAGACGACGCTTTCGGTCGGCGTCAACTGCACGATCCGCGAAGGCGTGACGATGAACACCGGCACGGCCGATTTTGGCGGCCAGACGATCGTCGGCGATAACAACCTCTTCCTTGCTAATTCCCATGTCGCGCATGACTGCAGGGTCGGCAATCACGTGATCATGTCGAACAATGTCATGCTCGCCGGCCATGTCGTCATCGAGGATCGCGTCATCCTGGGTGGGGGCTCGGCCGTTCACCAGTTCACGCGCGTCGGCCGCCACGCCTTCGTCGGCGGGCTTTCGGCGGTGAGCTACGACGTCATTCCCTACGGCATGCTGAACGGTAATCCCGGGTTGCTGAGCGGCCTCAATGTCGTCGGCATGACGCGCGCCGGCGTCGACCGTGCCGTCATCCACAGGGTGCGTCGCGCTTATAAGTCGATCTTCGAAGGAACGGGTTCGGTCCGCGAAAACGCCGCCGCCATTCGCGACGATTATGCGGATTGCGAGCAGGCGGTCCACATCCTCGATTTCATCGCCGCCGACAGTGACCGCGCTCTCTCCTCGCCGACCCGGGGGCAGAAGGGCTAG
- a CDS encoding LpxI family protein: MALSGETAAGRLAIIAGGGLLPSYVAAAARAAGENPVIVALKDESDRRWEGYDHAVIGIGDFKALDGLLNRYGVGRVVMSGSVARRPEWREVRPTLRILMKVPAAIRTLLSGGDDTVLQMVIRLIEGNGRRVVGAHEIAPDLLASVGPLGAVVPGEQDRRDISRAAEAADMLGRLDVGQGAISIGGRVVALEGLEGTDEMLDRVASLRAAGRISPRRRGALVKLCKPQQDIRADLPAMGVSTVLNAAKAGLAGIAVEAGRSLVLDRAAVIKAADEAGLFVCGIDRGLPAWGLE; this comes from the coding sequence GTGGCTTTATCAGGCGAAACCGCTGCGGGCCGGCTGGCGATCATCGCCGGCGGCGGTCTTCTGCCTTCCTATGTCGCCGCAGCTGCGCGTGCGGCAGGTGAAAATCCCGTCATCGTTGCGCTAAAAGACGAAAGCGACCGGCGCTGGGAAGGTTATGACCATGCCGTTATCGGCATCGGCGATTTCAAAGCTCTTGATGGCTTGCTCAACCGTTATGGCGTCGGCCGGGTCGTGATGTCGGGCAGCGTCGCCCGCCGGCCGGAATGGCGCGAGGTGCGCCCGACGCTGCGCATCCTGATGAAAGTGCCAGCCGCCATCCGGACCCTGCTGTCCGGCGGCGACGACACGGTTCTGCAGATGGTCATCCGGCTGATTGAAGGAAACGGCCGCCGCGTCGTCGGCGCCCATGAAATTGCCCCCGACCTCCTTGCCTCTGTCGGCCCGCTTGGTGCCGTCGTGCCCGGCGAGCAAGACAGGCGCGATATCAGCCGCGCAGCCGAAGCCGCAGACATGCTCGGCCGGCTCGATGTCGGGCAGGGCGCCATCAGCATCGGCGGGCGTGTCGTTGCGCTGGAAGGTCTAGAGGGCACCGATGAGATGCTGGACCGTGTCGCAAGTCTCAGAGCCGCCGGGCGGATTTCGCCGCGGCGGCGCGGCGCGCTCGTCAAGCTCTGCAAGCCACAGCAGGATATCCGCGCCGACCTGCCGGCGATGGGCGTTTCCACTGTGCTGAACGCGGCGAAAGCCGGTCTTGCCGGAATCGCGGTGGAGGCCGGCCGCTCACTGGTGCTCGACCGTGCCGCCGTCATCAAGGCTGCCGATGAGGCCGGACTCTTTGTCTGCGGCATCGATCGTGGGCTGCCGGCATGGGGGCTCGAATGA
- the lpxB gene encoding lipid-A-disaccharide synthase yields MNGAPLKIAVIAGEVSGDLLGADLIAALKRIHAGPVELVGVGGEGLQAEGLRSLFDFSELSIMGITQVLSRLPKLYTLIRQTTAAIIAAKPDILLIIDSPDFTHRVAKRVRTALPDLPVVNYVCPSVWAWKEYRATRMLAYVDHVLAVLPFEPATMQRLNGPATTYVGHRLTADPALLETRRLRAGRQPGNGPILLLPGSRSSEIQKLLPHFEVAASELAARNGPMRFILPTVTHRQALVRQLTAAWEVKPEIVVGAEAKWQAFAEADAAMAASGTVILELALADVPVVSAYKVDWIMRLLTSGIKTWTGALPNLIADYAVVPEYLNDIVRGASFARWIERLSADTYQLKAMKEGYDLIWQRMQTEKPPGEHAAEILLDVLKKKKPGRF; encoded by the coding sequence ATGAACGGGGCGCCGCTGAAGATCGCCGTCATTGCCGGTGAGGTCTCGGGTGATCTGCTCGGTGCTGATCTCATCGCTGCCCTGAAGCGGATTCATGCCGGCCCGGTGGAGCTTGTCGGCGTCGGCGGCGAGGGGTTGCAGGCCGAGGGCCTGAGATCCCTGTTCGATTTCTCCGAGCTGTCGATCATGGGCATCACCCAGGTGCTGAGCCGGCTGCCAAAGCTCTATACCCTGATCCGCCAGACGACCGCCGCCATCATCGCTGCAAAGCCTGACATTCTCCTCATTATCGACAGCCCGGATTTCACCCATCGCGTCGCCAAGCGGGTCCGCACCGCGCTGCCGGACCTGCCTGTCGTCAATTATGTCTGTCCGAGCGTCTGGGCCTGGAAGGAATATCGCGCCACGCGCATGCTTGCCTATGTCGATCATGTGCTCGCCGTCCTGCCCTTCGAGCCGGCAACGATGCAGCGCCTCAACGGCCCGGCAACCACCTATGTCGGTCATCGCCTGACCGCCGACCCTGCGCTGTTGGAAACCCGGCGCCTGCGCGCCGGCAGGCAGCCCGGCAACGGCCCGATCCTTCTTCTGCCCGGCTCACGCTCCTCCGAAATTCAGAAGCTCCTGCCGCATTTCGAAGTCGCCGCAAGCGAACTTGCCGCCCGCAATGGGCCGATGCGCTTTATTCTGCCGACGGTGACGCACAGGCAAGCGCTGGTTCGCCAATTGACGGCAGCATGGGAAGTAAAGCCGGAGATCGTGGTCGGCGCGGAAGCAAAATGGCAGGCCTTCGCTGAAGCCGATGCAGCCATGGCGGCATCCGGAACTGTCATTCTTGAACTGGCGCTTGCCGATGTTCCCGTCGTCTCCGCCTACAAGGTCGACTGGATCATGCGTCTGCTGACATCGGGCATCAAGACCTGGACAGGCGCGCTGCCAAACCTGATTGCCGATTACGCGGTCGTGCCGGAATACCTGAACGATATCGTTCGCGGCGCAAGTTTCGCACGCTGGATAGAAAGACTGTCAGCCGATACCTACCAGCTCAAGGCGATGAAGGAAGGCTATGATCTTATCTGGCAGCGCATGCAGACCGAAAAACCGCCCGGCGAACATGCCGCCGAAATCCTTCTCGACGTGCTGAAAAAGAAAAAACCCGGTCGCTTCTGA